One segment of Corynebacterium atrinae DNA contains the following:
- a CDS encoding tRNA (cytidine(34)-2'-O)-methyltransferase — MPILHVIFDNPVIPPNTGNAIRMCAGTGAHLHLVEPLGFDLTEKNLRRAGLDYHDLADVTVHPDLDSCLSTLPSSRIFAFTTTSSTWHTAIDYQEGDALLFGTEPTGLPAEHLAHPRITGEVRIPMLPGRRSMNLSNSAAVATYEAWRQLGFPGGV; from the coding sequence ATGCCCATCCTGCACGTCATCTTCGATAATCCCGTCATTCCCCCGAATACGGGCAACGCGATTCGCATGTGCGCGGGCACCGGGGCACACCTGCATTTGGTGGAACCCCTGGGATTCGATCTCACGGAGAAGAATCTTCGCCGCGCAGGGTTGGACTATCACGATTTGGCGGATGTCACGGTCCATCCGGACCTTGACAGCTGCTTATCGACGCTCCCCTCCTCCCGCATCTTCGCCTTCACCACCACGTCAAGCACGTGGCACACGGCGATCGACTACCAGGAGGGTGATGCGTTGCTGTTCGGCACGGAGCCCACCGGGCTCCCCGCCGAACATCTAGCTCATCCCCGGATTACTGGTGAGGTGCGGATTCCCATGCTTCCGGGGCGTCGGTCGATGAATCTGTCGAACTCGGCGGCGGTGGCGACGTATGAAGCATGGCGTCAGCTGGGGTTTCCTGGCGGGGTGTAG
- a CDS encoding bifunctional methylenetetrahydrofolate dehydrogenase/methenyltetrahydrofolate cyclohydrolase produces the protein MTATKLDGQLYRDEIFAGLTKRVAALKEKGIVPGLATVLVGDDPASHSYVKMKHRDCEQIGVNSIRKDLPEDITQEELLAVIDELNNDPACTGYIVQLPLPKHLDENAVLAAIDPDKDADGLHPMNLGKLVLNEAAPLPCTPNGAIHLLKRYDVELNGAKVVVIGRGVTVGRPIGLMLTRRSENSTVTLCHTGTKDLAAETREADVIVAAAGVPHMLTADMVKPGAAILDVGVSRLDGKLAGDVHPDVWEVAGFVSPNPGGVGPLTRAFLVRNVVERAELLAGE, from the coding sequence GTGACTGCGACGAAACTTGATGGACAGCTCTATCGCGACGAGATCTTTGCCGGCCTGACCAAGCGCGTGGCCGCCCTCAAAGAGAAGGGAATCGTGCCGGGCCTGGCGACCGTGCTCGTGGGCGACGACCCCGCCTCCCACTCCTATGTGAAGATGAAGCACCGCGATTGCGAACAAATCGGTGTGAATTCCATCCGCAAGGACCTGCCCGAGGACATCACGCAGGAAGAGCTGCTGGCCGTCATCGACGAGCTCAACAATGATCCCGCCTGCACGGGCTACATCGTCCAGCTCCCGCTGCCGAAGCACCTCGATGAAAACGCCGTGCTCGCCGCCATCGACCCCGACAAGGACGCCGATGGCCTGCACCCGATGAACCTGGGCAAGCTCGTGCTCAACGAAGCCGCGCCGCTGCCGTGCACCCCGAACGGTGCCATCCACCTGCTCAAGCGTTACGACGTCGAGCTCAACGGCGCCAAGGTCGTCGTCATCGGCCGCGGGGTCACCGTCGGCCGCCCCATCGGGCTCATGCTCACCCGCCGCTCCGAAAACTCCACCGTCACCCTGTGTCACACCGGCACGAAGGATCTTGCCGCAGAAACGCGGGAGGCCGATGTCATCGTCGCTGCCGCCGGCGTCCCCCACATGCTCACCGCCGACATGGTCAAACCAGGTGCCGCCATCCTCGACGTCGGCGTCTCCCGCCTCGACGGCAAACTCGCCGGTGATGTCCACCCCGACGTGTGGGAGGTAGCTGGTTTCGTCTCCCCGAACCCCGGTGGTGTCGGCCCCCTGACCCGCGCGTTCCTCGTGCGCAACGTCGTCGAGAGGGCGGAACTACTCGCCGGTGAATAA
- a CDS encoding DUF3017 domain-containing protein: MGALDNPHDLDLPPSRIPRVVQWAGMILFVVGVIVASVFAATEHWRRATFVLGASMLWLALLRLTCDSRVLGVFAVRSRRFDAFFCLLIGGTMAFLSASVDALES, encoded by the coding sequence ATGGGAGCCCTCGACAACCCCCACGACCTGGACCTACCCCCCTCCCGCATCCCCCGCGTGGTGCAGTGGGCGGGCATGATCCTCTTCGTCGTGGGGGTCATCGTCGCTTCCGTATTCGCCGCCACCGAACACTGGCGCCGAGCCACGTTCGTCCTCGGCGCCTCCATGCTGTGGCTGGCCCTGTTGCGCCTGACCTGCGACTCCCGCGTCCTCGGAGTATTCGCGGTCCGCTCCCGGCGTTTCGACGCCTTCTTTTGCCTCCTCATCGGCGGAACCATGGCCTTCCTATCGGCCTCAGTCGATGCGCTGGAATCCTAA
- a CDS encoding helix-turn-helix domain-containing protein, with translation MQTLPTSALTSEDLDEIQAFAKSDVSSSVRDLLLSLVASIREDEDIIAVGEDGSVTPNQAAKKLGMSRTHLYKLLDRGDIDFYSVGRVRRIRMRDLLEFEKQRDSDRRDLAERFARQSETSAGADEEIARLL, from the coding sequence ATGCAGACTTTGCCGACTTCCGCCCTTACTTCTGAAGATCTCGATGAGATTCAAGCCTTCGCGAAGTCCGATGTGTCCTCCAGTGTTCGTGACCTGTTGCTCAGCTTGGTGGCATCTATCCGCGAGGATGAAGACATCATTGCCGTAGGCGAGGATGGGTCAGTCACACCAAACCAAGCTGCCAAAAAGCTCGGGATGAGCCGTACTCACCTGTACAAGCTTCTTGACCGTGGGGATATTGACTTCTACTCTGTCGGGCGCGTTCGGCGCATTCGGATGCGTGACCTGTTGGAATTCGAGAAGCAACGTGATAGCGACCGACGTGATCTTGCGGAACGATTTGCGCGTCAAAGTGAGACCTCTGCCGGTGCGGACGAAGAAATCGCGAGACTCCTATAG
- a CDS encoding DUF4839 domain-containing protein — protein MTSEEPQYELTEIKAIRGGEAKAIKSKQQEGWELVSQEQGRLRSTLVFRRPKPKTSWRLWAALGGMAVVLLAIALIMGVMGEGDSNKPNNESGSASSSAVAIPQPEEEPLAPEPVEIITVEDNADFAQLLQVRDYCSETVSDFASKYAGRTIAFDGYIGALNNHDDYKTRYDILINAGDYDESSFSGPEFQFRDVNIVSDLKLTGPNIPDTLAVKDALRVTAEVKEYEEKSCLLLLEPVTTEFR, from the coding sequence ATGACTAGCGAGGAACCACAGTACGAGCTCACTGAGATCAAGGCGATCAGGGGTGGCGAGGCAAAGGCGATCAAGAGTAAGCAGCAGGAAGGTTGGGAATTGGTTTCCCAGGAGCAGGGGCGACTGCGATCCACGTTGGTCTTCCGCCGCCCAAAACCAAAGACATCCTGGCGTCTGTGGGCTGCGCTCGGCGGCATGGCCGTAGTGTTGCTAGCCATTGCCTTGATCATGGGGGTGATGGGGGAAGGCGATAGTAATAAGCCCAACAACGAATCCGGTTCTGCTTCGAGTTCAGCGGTAGCTATCCCTCAGCCCGAAGAAGAACCTCTTGCCCCTGAACCCGTTGAGATTATCACCGTTGAAGACAATGCAGATTTCGCTCAGTTGCTGCAAGTGCGGGACTACTGCAGTGAAACGGTGTCCGATTTTGCTTCCAAGTACGCAGGAAGGACCATTGCATTTGACGGGTACATCGGCGCGTTGAACAATCATGACGACTACAAAACTCGCTATGACATCCTGATAAATGCAGGGGACTACGATGAGTCGTCCTTCAGTGGGCCAGAGTTTCAATTCCGAGATGTGAACATCGTCTCAGATTTGAAGCTTACTGGACCCAATATCCCGGACACCTTGGCTGTCAAGGACGCACTTCGCGTCACCGCGGAGGTGAAAGAGTATGAAGAAAAGTCTTGTCTCCTCCTACTTGAGCCCGTGACCACCGAATTTCGCTAG
- the metX gene encoding homoserine O-acetyltransferase MetX, producing MTLHQVTIGDLPTEAGALIPDVTIAYQQWGTLRINDDDTNNLILVEHALTGDTNVADWWGPLLGPGKALDTDAWCIICTNVIGGCQGSTGPGSPHPDGGRWGSRFPAISIRDQVTAEKMLLDALNITRVHAVLGGSMGGARTLEWALMFPEMLDTACVMAVSARASAWQIGIQSAQISAIVRDPHWHGGDFYETGTSPDAGLAAARRIAHLTYRGEQELEERFGARPQPDENPLGPYRDPSQRFGVDSYLQYQGQKLVERFDAGSYVTLSEAMNRHDIGRGRGGLNKALASCTVPTMIVGVDTDILYPYHQQEHLSRNIGNLLGIARIVSPVGHDAFLAEFRQMDRILRRFLILSVLTEEEHEDGYII from the coding sequence GTGACCCTTCACCAGGTCACCATCGGCGATCTCCCCACGGAAGCCGGTGCGCTCATCCCTGATGTCACCATCGCCTACCAGCAATGGGGCACGCTGCGCATCAACGACGACGACACTAACAACCTCATCCTCGTCGAGCACGCCCTCACCGGCGACACCAACGTCGCCGACTGGTGGGGCCCGCTGCTTGGCCCGGGAAAGGCCCTGGACACTGATGCCTGGTGCATCATCTGCACCAACGTCATCGGCGGCTGTCAAGGCTCCACCGGCCCCGGATCGCCGCACCCCGACGGTGGTCGCTGGGGGTCGCGCTTCCCCGCCATCAGCATCCGCGACCAGGTCACGGCAGAAAAGATGCTTCTCGACGCCCTCAACATCACCCGAGTCCACGCCGTCCTCGGCGGCTCCATGGGCGGTGCCCGCACCCTTGAATGGGCGTTGATGTTCCCCGAGATGCTTGACACCGCCTGCGTCATGGCGGTCTCCGCCCGCGCCAGCGCCTGGCAGATCGGCATCCAATCCGCCCAGATCTCCGCCATCGTCCGCGACCCGCACTGGCACGGCGGCGACTTCTACGAGACGGGCACCTCCCCCGATGCTGGCCTCGCCGCCGCTCGCCGCATCGCCCACCTGACCTACCGCGGCGAACAGGAACTCGAAGAGCGCTTCGGCGCCCGCCCACAACCCGACGAAAACCCCCTGGGCCCCTACCGCGATCCCTCCCAACGCTTCGGAGTAGATAGCTACCTGCAATACCAGGGCCAAAAACTCGTCGAGCGCTTCGACGCCGGCAGCTACGTCACCCTCAGTGAAGCAATGAACCGCCACGACATCGGCCGCGGGCGAGGAGGCCTCAACAAAGCACTCGCCTCGTGCACCGTCCCCACGATGATCGTCGGCGTCGACACCGACATCCTCTACCCCTACCACCAGCAGGAACACCTCTCCCGCAACATCGGCAACCTTCTAGGAATCGCCCGGATCGTCTCCCCCGTCGGCCACGATGCCTTCCTCGCCGAGTTCCGACAAATGGATCGAATCCTTCGCCGCTTCCTCATCCTCAGCGTCCTCACCGAGGAAGAACACGAGGATGGCTACATCATCTAA
- a CDS encoding O-acetylhomoserine/O-acetylserine sulfhydrylase, with the protein MTKYDNTQAAEWAFDTRAIHAGSTLDADNRSRNQPIHLTSSYVFESAEHAKQRFALEDLGPVYSRLTNPTVEALENRLASLEGGVHAVAFASGQAAETAAILNLAGAGDHIVASPRLYGGTETLFQVTLKRLGIEVSFVENPDDPASWQAAVRPNTRAFFAETFGNPIADVLDIPAVAEVAHANQVPLIVDNTLATAALVRPLELGADIVVASLTKFYTGNGSALGGILIDGGTFDWSTFEQFTTPDPAYHGLRYVDLGPAAFGLKARVGLLRDTGAALSAFNAWTTLQGLDTLSLRVERHNSNAAAVAKFLSTHPQVASVNYAGLETSPWFAVKEKLGLTHTGSVLSFDLTGPTDDHTRAWAFIDALKLHSNLANVGDVRSLVVHPATTTHSQSDAAGLKRAGVSQATVRLSVGIENIDDILADLERGFQAVSS; encoded by the coding sequence ATGACCAAGTACGACAACACCCAAGCCGCCGAGTGGGCATTTGATACCCGGGCTATCCACGCCGGATCCACGCTGGACGCCGATAACCGTTCACGCAACCAGCCGATCCACCTCACCTCCTCTTATGTCTTCGAATCCGCCGAGCACGCCAAGCAGCGTTTCGCCCTAGAAGACCTCGGCCCGGTGTATTCCCGCCTCACCAACCCGACGGTGGAGGCCTTGGAAAACCGCTTGGCGTCCCTCGAAGGCGGTGTGCACGCTGTGGCGTTCGCGTCCGGCCAGGCCGCGGAGACCGCCGCGATCCTTAACCTCGCAGGTGCGGGCGACCACATCGTGGCCTCCCCTCGCCTCTACGGCGGCACAGAGACCCTCTTCCAGGTCACGCTCAAGCGCCTGGGCATCGAGGTCAGCTTTGTAGAGAATCCCGACGATCCAGCCTCCTGGCAGGCCGCCGTCCGCCCGAATACCCGCGCATTCTTCGCCGAGACCTTTGGCAACCCCATCGCCGACGTCCTCGATATCCCGGCCGTCGCGGAGGTGGCCCACGCCAACCAAGTTCCGCTCATCGTCGACAACACCCTGGCCACCGCGGCCCTGGTCCGCCCGCTGGAGCTCGGTGCCGACATCGTCGTCGCCTCCTTGACCAAGTTCTACACCGGCAACGGCTCCGCCCTCGGTGGCATCCTCATCGACGGCGGCACCTTCGACTGGTCCACATTCGAGCAGTTCACTACCCCGGACCCCGCCTACCACGGACTCCGCTACGTGGATCTCGGCCCGGCCGCGTTCGGCCTCAAGGCCCGGGTGGGCTTGCTGCGCGACACCGGCGCGGCCCTGTCCGCCTTCAATGCGTGGACGACCCTGCAGGGTCTAGACACCCTCTCTCTCCGGGTGGAGCGCCACAACAGCAACGCCGCGGCCGTCGCAAAGTTCTTGTCCACTCACCCGCAGGTCGCCTCGGTCAACTACGCCGGCCTGGAAACCTCCCCGTGGTTCGCAGTCAAGGAAAAGCTCGGCCTCACCCACACCGGCTCGGTGCTCAGCTTCGACCTCACCGGCCCGACTGATGACCACACCCGCGCCTGGGCGTTCATCGACGCCCTCAAGCTGCACTCCAACCTCGCCAACGTCGGCGACGTCCGCTCCCTCGTCGTCCACCCCGCGACCACCACCCACTCCCAATCCGACGCCGCCGGGCTCAAGCGCGCCGGAGTCAGCCAGGCCACCGTGCGCCTGTCCGTGGGCATCGAAAACATCGATGACATCCTCGCCGACCTCGAGCGCGGTTTCCAGGCGGTAAGCTCGTGA
- a CDS encoding NADP-dependent isocitrate dehydrogenase, with product MAKIIWTRTDEAPLLATYSFKPVVEAFVGTAGVEVETRDISLAGRIIAQFPNRLTDEQRIDDALVELGELAKTPEANIIKLPNISASVPQLKAAIAELQAQGYDLPDYPDNPTTDEDKDVRKRYDAVKGSAVNPVLREGNSDRRAPEAVKNFVKKHPHRMGTWSADSKTNVATMDADDFRHNEKSVIMPAADTLTFQLVDAAGNTTKLREDLDVLAGEVVDGTVMRAASLQQFLNEQVARAKEEGVLFSVHLKATMMKVSDPIIFGYVVRTFFADVFDKYGDELLAAGLNGENGLGAIYSGLDSLENGAEIRAAFDAALAAGPALAMVNSHKGITNLHVPSDVIVDASMPAMIRTSGHMWNKDDQEQDTLAVIPDSSYAGVYQAVIEDCKANGAFDPTTMGTVPNVGLMAQKAEEYGSHDKTFKIETDGTVQVLNAAGDVLIEHEVSAGDIWRACQTKDAPIQDWVKLAVDRARISGMPAIFWLDPARAHDRNLISLVEKYLGDHDTEGLDIQILSPEEATKVSIERIRRGEDTISVTGNVLRDYNTDLFPILELGTSAKMLSVVPLMAGGGLFETGAGGSAPKHVQQVQEENHLRWDSLGEFLALAESLRHVARTEDNAQAAILADALDKATEKLLNEGKSPSRKVGEIDNRGSHFYLASYWAEELAAQTEDAALAEAFGPIATALAADAAVIDQELIDNQGQPVDLGGYYQPNDEKTSDVMRPSSKFNEIIDGLK from the coding sequence ATGGCAAAGATCATCTGGACCCGTACCGACGAGGCACCGCTGCTGGCGACCTACTCGTTCAAGCCGGTGGTGGAGGCTTTCGTCGGCACCGCTGGTGTCGAGGTAGAAACCCGCGACATTTCCCTCGCCGGACGCATTATCGCCCAGTTCCCCAATCGCCTGACCGATGAACAGCGCATCGATGACGCGCTGGTCGAGCTGGGCGAGCTGGCCAAGACTCCGGAAGCCAACATTATCAAGCTTCCGAACATCTCCGCGTCGGTCCCGCAGCTCAAGGCCGCGATCGCCGAGCTGCAGGCCCAGGGCTATGATCTGCCGGATTACCCGGACAACCCGACCACGGATGAGGACAAGGATGTCCGCAAGCGCTACGACGCCGTCAAGGGTTCCGCCGTCAACCCCGTCCTGCGTGAGGGCAACTCTGACCGCCGCGCGCCGGAGGCAGTGAAGAACTTCGTCAAGAAGCACCCGCACCGCATGGGCACCTGGTCCGCCGATTCCAAGACCAACGTCGCCACCATGGACGCCGATGACTTCCGCCACAACGAGAAGTCCGTCATCATGCCGGCCGCCGACACCCTGACGTTCCAGCTGGTCGACGCCGCCGGTAACACCACCAAGCTCCGCGAGGACCTCGACGTCCTCGCCGGTGAGGTCGTCGATGGCACCGTCATGCGCGCTGCATCGCTGCAGCAGTTCCTCAACGAGCAGGTCGCCCGCGCCAAGGAAGAAGGCGTGCTCTTCTCCGTGCACCTCAAGGCCACGATGATGAAGGTCTCCGACCCCATCATCTTCGGCTACGTCGTCCGCACCTTCTTCGCCGACGTCTTTGATAAGTACGGCGATGAGCTCCTCGCCGCCGGTCTCAACGGCGAGAACGGCCTCGGTGCCATTTACTCCGGCCTCGACAGCCTGGAAAACGGCGCCGAGATCCGCGCCGCGTTCGACGCCGCTCTGGCCGCCGGTCCCGCGCTGGCCATGGTCAACTCCCACAAGGGCATCACCAACCTGCATGTTCCCTCCGATGTCATCGTCGACGCCTCCATGCCCGCCATGATCCGCACCTCCGGCCACATGTGGAACAAGGACGATCAGGAGCAGGACACCCTCGCGGTCATCCCCGATTCCTCCTACGCCGGCGTGTACCAGGCAGTCATCGAGGACTGCAAGGCCAACGGCGCCTTCGACCCGACCACCATGGGCACTGTCCCCAACGTCGGACTCATGGCGCAGAAGGCCGAGGAGTACGGCTCGCACGACAAGACCTTCAAGATCGAGACCGATGGCACCGTCCAGGTCCTCAACGCCGCCGGTGATGTTCTCATCGAGCACGAGGTTTCTGCCGGTGACATCTGGCGCGCCTGCCAGACCAAGGACGCCCCGATCCAGGACTGGGTCAAGCTCGCCGTCGACCGCGCCCGCATCTCCGGCATGCCCGCCATCTTCTGGCTGGACCCCGCCCGCGCGCACGACCGCAACCTCATCTCCCTGGTGGAGAAGTACCTCGGCGACCACGACACCGAGGGCTTGGACATCCAAATCCTCTCCCCGGAGGAGGCCACCAAGGTGTCCATCGAGCGCATCCGCCGCGGCGAGGACACCATCTCCGTCACCGGCAACGTGCTGCGCGATTACAACACCGACCTCTTCCCCATCCTCGAGCTGGGTACCTCCGCCAAGATGCTCTCCGTCGTGCCGCTCATGGCCGGTGGTGGCCTCTTCGAGACTGGTGCCGGTGGCTCCGCCCCGAAGCACGTCCAGCAGGTGCAGGAAGAAAACCACTTGCGCTGGGATTCCCTCGGCGAGTTCCTCGCCCTGGCTGAGTCCCTGCGCCACGTCGCCCGCACCGAGGACAACGCCCAGGCCGCCATTCTGGCCGACGCCCTGGACAAGGCCACGGAGAAGCTCCTCAACGAGGGCAAGTCCCCGTCCCGCAAGGTCGGCGAGATTGATAACCGCGGTTCCCACTTCTACCTGGCTTCCTACTGGGCCGAGGAGCTGGCCGCGCAGACCGAGGACGCCGCACTCGCGGAGGCCTTCGGCCCGATCGCTACCGCCCTCGCCGCCGACGCTGCAGTCATTGACCAGGAACTGATCGACAACCAAGGTCAGCCCGTTGACCTGGGTGGCTACTACCAGCCCAACGATGAGAAGACGAGTGATGTCATGCGCCCGTCCTCGAAGTTCAATGAGATCATTGACGGCCTGAAGTAA